The Juglans regia cultivar Chandler chromosome 2, Walnut 2.0, whole genome shotgun sequence genome includes a window with the following:
- the LOC109012435 gene encoding BTB/POZ and TAZ domain-containing protein 1-like: MEENQITSLSISEDLYGLYTATARELPEPDLHILTSGALRIPVHSSILASVSPVLENMIDRPRKHRSSERVIPILGVPRDAVVAFLRFLYSSRCTAEELEKYGIHLLAMSHVYYVPQLKQRCSKVLVERLTIENVVDVLQLARMCDAPDLYVKCMKLVANHFKAVEKTEGWQFLQDHDPWLELQILQFMDEAESRKKRTRRLREAQSTYLELSEAMECLEHICTEGCTSVGPYDAEPKKKKKEPCSKFSMCEGLQQLFRHFATCKKRVNGGCLRCKRMWQLLRLHASICDQPDSCRVPLCRQFKLKMQQQEKRKDDARWKLLVRKVVSAKAISSLALPKRKRSDQELQLQDQTHKHGIRSFIF, translated from the exons atggAAGAAAATCAAATCACGTCTCTTAGCATTTCCGAAGATCTGTATGGCCTTTATACTGCCACTGCACGGGAACTACCGGAGCCCGACCTCCACATCCTCACCTCCGGTGCACTTCGCATCCCTGTGCACTCTAGCATCCTG GCTTCCGTGTCACCGGTGCTGGAGAATATGATAGACCGGCCGCGCAAGCACCGGAGCTCCGAGCGAGTCATTCCAATACTCGGAGTTCCTCGCGACGCCGTAGTCGCGTTCCTTCGCTTTCTCTACTCCTCAAG GTGCACGGCAGAAGAGCTGGAGAAATACGGAATTCACCTACTTGCAATGTCCCACGTGTACTATGTCCCCCAGCTGAAGCAGAGATGCTCGAAGGTTCTGGTGGAAAGGCTGACGATTGAGAACGTGGTGGACGTGCTTCAACTCGCGAGGATGTGCGACGCACCCGACCTCTATGTCAAGTGCATGAAATTGGTCGCCAACCATTTCAAGGCCGTGGAGAAGACCGAAGGGTGGCAGTTCTTGCAAGATCACGATCCTTGGCTCGAGCTCCAGATTTTACAATTCATGGATGAAGCCGAATCG CGGAAGAAGAGAACAAGGAGGCTCAGGGAGGCGCAGAGCACGTATCTGGAGCTGAGCGAGGCAATGGAGTGTTTGGAACACATATGTACGGAAGGGTGTACAAGCGTAGGGCCTTACGACGCGGagccgaagaagaagaagaaggagccTTGTAGCAAATTCTCGATGTGTGAAGGTCTGCAGCAATTGTTTCGGCACTTTGCCACGTGCAAGAAGAGAGTAAACGGAGGGTGCTTGAGATGCAAGCGCATGTGGCAGCTCCTGAGACTGCATGCCTCAATCTGCGACCAACCCGATTCTTGCCGTGTTCCTCTTTGCAG GCAATTCAAGCTGAAAATGCAGCAGCAGGAGAAAAGGAAGGATGATGCGAGGTGGAAGTTGCTGGTGAGGAAGGTGGTGTCAGCCAAAGCAATATCTTCCCTTGCTTTGCCCAAGAGGAAAAGATCAGATCAGGAACTACAACTCCAAGATCAGACCCACAAGCATGGGATTAGAAgcttcatattttaa
- the LOC108980470 gene encoding protein JINGUBANG-like: protein MIKHHRVTTLKTLHSHVSCLAINNNNLLYAASAYIVIVFNLSNHTHIDTFNDDPSSGSMKSIAFNDTKIFTAHQDSKIRVWRIAQLRRHHLVYTLPTFKEHLYRSLMQKNYVHVRRHKKRLWIEHCDAISGLVVNEDLMYSASWDKSFKIWNISENRCLESVKAHEDAMNAVVVFGNGTVYTASVDGCNKVWERDDILQKHNFPFG from the coding sequence ATGATCAAGCACCACCGCGTTACCACTCTCAAAACCCTACATTCCCACGTCAGTTGCCTCGCGATCAACAACAATAACCTCCTCTACGCCGCTTCTGCTTACATAGTCATCGTCTTCAATCTATCGAACCACACCCATATCGACACATTCAACGACGATCCCAGCTCCGGGTCCATGAAGTCTATCGCCTTCAACGACACAAAGATCTTCACTGCTCACCAAGACTCAAAGATTCGTGTATGGCGAATAGCACAGTTGAGGCGACACCACCTCGTGTACACTCTTCCCACCTTCAAAGAACACTTGTATCGTTCCCTTATGCAAAAGAATTATGTCCACGTCCGGCGGCACAAGAAGCGGCTTTGGATTGAACACTGCGATGCAATTTCAGGCCTAGTCGTTAATGAAGATTTAATGTACTCTGCTTCTTGGGATAAAAGCTTTAAAATATGGAACATATCTGAAAATCGGTGTTTAGAGTCTGTGAAAGCCCATGAAGACGCTATGAACGCCGTTGTAGTTTTTGGTAATGGTACCGTTTACACAGCTTCAGTAGATGGGTGCAATAAGGTTTGGGAGAGAGATGATATCCTACAAAAGCACAATTTTCCATTTGGCTAA
- the LOC108980472 gene encoding autophagy-related protein 16 isoform X2 encodes MSQDQIAREAIKHALRSLRKRHLLEEGAHSPAFIALTRPIASQGSEWKEKAENLELELQQCYKAQSRLSEQLVVEVAESRASKASLQEKESAVSNLQAELTQTRDECSQLKADLEEKIKALELLICENHQLKAQLEEITIKAKNAEAENKMLVDRWMLQKMQDAERLNEANALYDEMVNRLKASGLENLARQQVDGVVRRNEDGAEFFVESTVPSLCKQRIHAHEGGCASILFEYNSAKLISGGQDRSIKMWDASTGTLSHTLYGCLGSVLDLTITHDNRSVIAASSSNNLFVWDVNSGRVRHTLTGHTDKVCAVDVSKISSRHVVSAAYDRTIKVWDLNKGYCINTIIFPSNCNALCFSMDGHTICSGHVDGNLRLWDIHSGKLLSEVAAHSLAVTSISLSRNGNVVLTSGRDNLHNLFDMRSLEVCGTLRAMGNRVASNWSRSCISPDDNYVAAGSADGAVYIWSISKADIVSTLREHTSPVLCCSWSGIGKPLASADKNGIICTWS; translated from the exons AT GTCACAGGACCAGATAGCGAGGGAGGCGATAAAGCACGCTTTGAGGTCTCTACGGAAGCGGCATTTGCTCGAAGAAGGTGCTCATTCTCCGGCTTTCATCGCTCTTACCAGACCAATCGCCTctcag GGCTCAGAATGGAAAGAGAAAGCAGAAAATCTGGAGTTGGAACTCCAGCAATGTTACAAAGCTCAATCTCGGTTGTCCGAGCAACTTGTGGTCGAAGTAGCTGAATCCCGAGCTTCAAAAGCCTCACTTCAAGAGAAAGAATCAGCAGTCTCAAATCTCCAGGCAGAGTTGACTCAAACAAG GGATGAATGTTCTCAATTGAAGGCAGACTTGGAAGAAAAGATAAAAGCTTTAGAATTGCTTATATGTGAGAACCATCAACTCAAAGCTCAACTGGAAGAGATAACTATTAAAGCTAAGAATGCCGAGGCTGAAAATAAGATGTTAGTTGATCGCTGGATGCTGCAGAAGATGCAGGATGCTGAACGGCTCAATGAG GCAAATGCACTTTATGACGAAATGGTTAATCGGCTCAAGGCTAGTGGTTTAGAAAATCTTGCTAGGCAGCAGGTTGATGGTGTGGTTCGCCGAAATGAAGATGGTGCCGAATTCTTTGTGGAGTCAACTGTTCCCTCCCTATGCAAGCAGAGGATACATGCCCATGAAGGTGGTTGTGCCTCCATATTGTTCGAGTACAATTCTGCCAAACTGATTAGTGGAGGACAGGACCGATCAATCAAGATGTGGGACGCGAGCACTGGAACATTAAGTCATACTCTTTATGGTTGCCTTGGCTCTGTTCTCGATCTTACCATTACCCATGATAATAGATCTGTCATTGCAGCAAGCAGCTCAAACAACTTATTTGTATGGGATGTCAATTCAGGCCGTGTACGCCATACTCTTACTGGTCACACAGATAAAGTTTGTGCTGTAGATGTAAGCAAAATCTCAAGTCGTCATGTTGTCAGTGCTGCTTACGATCGTACCATAAAAGTTTGGGACTTGAATAAGGGTTACTGCATCAACACAATCATTTTCCCCAGCAACTGTAATGCTCTTTGCTTCAGCATGGACGGACATACCATTTGTTCTGGTCATGTTGATGGGAATCTTCGGTTATGGGACATTCACTCAGGAAAGCTACTTAGTGAAGTTGCCGCGCATTCACTTGCTGTTACATCTATCTCTTTGTCTCGAAATGGAAATGTAGTATTGACTAGTGGAAGGGacaacttgcataatttgtttGATATGCGATCTCTAGAAGTTTGTGGCACACTTAGAGCAATGGGAAACAGAGTGGCATCGAATTGGAGCCGATCCTGTATCAGTCCAGATGACAACTATGTAGCTGCTGGATCCGCCGATGGAGCTGTTTACATTTGGTCCATTTCTAAAGCCGATATTGTCAGCACTCTGAGGGAACACACTTCTCCTGTGCTGTGTTGCTCGTGGAGTGGGATCGGGAAACCTCTAGCCTCAGCAGACAAGAATGGAATTATTTGTACCTGGTCATGA
- the LOC108980472 gene encoding autophagy-related protein 16 isoform X1, with the protein MEFSVCFPMVEGMTMLNLSRSQDQIAREAIKHALRSLRKRHLLEEGAHSPAFIALTRPIASQGSEWKEKAENLELELQQCYKAQSRLSEQLVVEVAESRASKASLQEKESAVSNLQAELTQTRDECSQLKADLEEKIKALELLICENHQLKAQLEEITIKAKNAEAENKMLVDRWMLQKMQDAERLNEANALYDEMVNRLKASGLENLARQQVDGVVRRNEDGAEFFVESTVPSLCKQRIHAHEGGCASILFEYNSAKLISGGQDRSIKMWDASTGTLSHTLYGCLGSVLDLTITHDNRSVIAASSSNNLFVWDVNSGRVRHTLTGHTDKVCAVDVSKISSRHVVSAAYDRTIKVWDLNKGYCINTIIFPSNCNALCFSMDGHTICSGHVDGNLRLWDIHSGKLLSEVAAHSLAVTSISLSRNGNVVLTSGRDNLHNLFDMRSLEVCGTLRAMGNRVASNWSRSCISPDDNYVAAGSADGAVYIWSISKADIVSTLREHTSPVLCCSWSGIGKPLASADKNGIICTWS; encoded by the exons ATGGAGTTCTCCGTTTGTTTTCCGATGGTAGAGGGAATGACTATGCTGAATCTTTCCAGGTCACAGGACCAGATAGCGAGGGAGGCGATAAAGCACGCTTTGAGGTCTCTACGGAAGCGGCATTTGCTCGAAGAAGGTGCTCATTCTCCGGCTTTCATCGCTCTTACCAGACCAATCGCCTctcag GGCTCAGAATGGAAAGAGAAAGCAGAAAATCTGGAGTTGGAACTCCAGCAATGTTACAAAGCTCAATCTCGGTTGTCCGAGCAACTTGTGGTCGAAGTAGCTGAATCCCGAGCTTCAAAAGCCTCACTTCAAGAGAAAGAATCAGCAGTCTCAAATCTCCAGGCAGAGTTGACTCAAACAAG GGATGAATGTTCTCAATTGAAGGCAGACTTGGAAGAAAAGATAAAAGCTTTAGAATTGCTTATATGTGAGAACCATCAACTCAAAGCTCAACTGGAAGAGATAACTATTAAAGCTAAGAATGCCGAGGCTGAAAATAAGATGTTAGTTGATCGCTGGATGCTGCAGAAGATGCAGGATGCTGAACGGCTCAATGAG GCAAATGCACTTTATGACGAAATGGTTAATCGGCTCAAGGCTAGTGGTTTAGAAAATCTTGCTAGGCAGCAGGTTGATGGTGTGGTTCGCCGAAATGAAGATGGTGCCGAATTCTTTGTGGAGTCAACTGTTCCCTCCCTATGCAAGCAGAGGATACATGCCCATGAAGGTGGTTGTGCCTCCATATTGTTCGAGTACAATTCTGCCAAACTGATTAGTGGAGGACAGGACCGATCAATCAAGATGTGGGACGCGAGCACTGGAACATTAAGTCATACTCTTTATGGTTGCCTTGGCTCTGTTCTCGATCTTACCATTACCCATGATAATAGATCTGTCATTGCAGCAAGCAGCTCAAACAACTTATTTGTATGGGATGTCAATTCAGGCCGTGTACGCCATACTCTTACTGGTCACACAGATAAAGTTTGTGCTGTAGATGTAAGCAAAATCTCAAGTCGTCATGTTGTCAGTGCTGCTTACGATCGTACCATAAAAGTTTGGGACTTGAATAAGGGTTACTGCATCAACACAATCATTTTCCCCAGCAACTGTAATGCTCTTTGCTTCAGCATGGACGGACATACCATTTGTTCTGGTCATGTTGATGGGAATCTTCGGTTATGGGACATTCACTCAGGAAAGCTACTTAGTGAAGTTGCCGCGCATTCACTTGCTGTTACATCTATCTCTTTGTCTCGAAATGGAAATGTAGTATTGACTAGTGGAAGGGacaacttgcataatttgtttGATATGCGATCTCTAGAAGTTTGTGGCACACTTAGAGCAATGGGAAACAGAGTGGCATCGAATTGGAGCCGATCCTGTATCAGTCCAGATGACAACTATGTAGCTGCTGGATCCGCCGATGGAGCTGTTTACATTTGGTCCATTTCTAAAGCCGATATTGTCAGCACTCTGAGGGAACACACTTCTCCTGTGCTGTGTTGCTCGTGGAGTGGGATCGGGAAACCTCTAGCCTCAGCAGACAAGAATGGAATTATTTGTACCTGGTCATGA
- the LOC108980469 gene encoding cytochrome P450 71A1-like, whose protein sequence is MAALIPLLQSLWQEPHGVAAQLIFFLFFPLFLLLLKHRSTRVSNLKVPPSPPKLPIIGNLHQIGTFPHRSLRSLSNKYGPLMLLRLGSVPTLVVSSPEMVKEIMKTNDVVFSNHARPTSVDISFNGGRDLVFSPYGEYWRQLRKICVQELLSHHRVQSQQFLRDEEVDVLIQRIRRSCLDHKDESVNLTELLLDVTNYIVCRSVLGQRYEGEGGKSRWGELSVKLVLAFPTFFFRDYFPCLGWMDELLGMMRRLEKTSKEADAFLEQAIKEQEMLKTDSSSLSNKRYFLDILLQLKANGSQSFDLNRATIKAILLDMFVGATDTSRTTMEWAMTELMRNPHIMKKAQQEIRQVVGKKSKIDANDVNHMGYFKCVIKETLRLHAPAPLLVPRETSATTRLGGYDIPQKARVYINAWAIQRDPKVWDKAEEFIPERFEKNNLADSIDQECKFFPFGGGRRICPGVSYGLATIEYAMANLLYWFDWELPAGVKEEDLDMSEIFGLAIQKKVPLHVVPIPYNP, encoded by the exons ATGGCCGCTCTGATTCCATTGTTGCAGTCACTGTGGCAAGAACCACATGGAGTTGCAGCACAAttgattttcttccttttctttccccttttccttcttttgcttAAGCACAGATCAACAAGAGTTAGCAATCTCAAGGTACCTCCATCTCCGCCAAAATTACCGATAATTGGCAACCTCCATCAGATAGGCACATTCCCACATCGCTCTCTTAGATCCCTCTCTAACAAATATGGTCCCCTAATGCTCTTGCGCTTAGGAAGTGTTCCAACTCTTGTGGTTTCTTCACCAGAAATGGTCAAAGAAATTATGAAGACCAATGATGTTGTTTTCTCGAATCACGCAAGACCAACTTCTGTAGATATCAGCTTCAATGGAGGCCGAGACTTGGTGTTTTCGCCCTATGGCGAGTACTGGAGACAGCTGAGGAAGATTTGTGTTCAAGAGCTTCTTAGTCATCATCGAGTGCAATCGCAACAGTTCCTGAGGGACGAAGAAGTTGATGTTTTGATCCAGAGGATACGACGTTCATGTCTAGATCATAAAGATGAATCGGTTAATCTAACTGAGTTACTGCTTGATGTCACGAACTACATAGTATGTCGGTCTGTTCTCGGACAAAGGTACGAAGGAGAAGGAGGTAAGAGCAGATGGGGGGAGTTGTCTGTAAAGCTAGTTTTGGCATTTCCAACCTTCTTTTTCAGAGACTATTTTCCTTGTCTGGGATGGATGGACGAGCTTCTGGGCATGATGAGGAGGTTGGAAAAGACTTCCAAAGAGGCAGATGCGTTCTTGGAGCAGGCGATTAAGGAGCAAGAGATGTTGAAGACAGATTCTAGCAGCCTTTCTAATAAGcgatattttttagatattcttCTCCAGCTTAAAGCTAATGGCTCACAAAGTTTTGATCTCAATCGAGCCACCATCAAAGCGATCCtactg GACATGTTTGTGGGAGCAACAGATACATCGAGGACAACAATGGAGTGGGCAATGACAGAGCTCATGAGAAACCCTCATATCATGAAGAAAGCGCAGCAAGAGATCAGACAAGTGGTGGGAAAGAAATCAAAGATAGATGCGAATGATGTCAATCATATGGGATACTTTAAATGTGTCATTAAGGAGACGCTTCGACTGCATGCTCCTGCGCCTCTCTTGGTTCCCAGAGAAACATCTGCAACTACTAGACTTGGAGGATATGACATTCCTCAAAAAGCAAGAGTGTATATCAATGCATGGGCCATTCAAAGGGATCCCAAAGTTTGGGACAAAGCAGAGGAATTTATTCCAGAGAGATTTGAGAAGAATAACTTAGCTGATTCTATAGACCAAGAATGCAAATTCTTCCCATTTGGCGGTGGGAGAAGGATCTGTCCTGGTGTTTCGTATGGGCTTGCAACGATTGAATATGCTATGGCCAACCTCTTATACTGGTTTGATTGGGAGTTGCCCGCTGGAGTAAAAGAGGAGGATTTAGACATGAGTGAGATCTTTGGGCTAGCTATTCAGAAGAAAGTTCCTCTTCACGTTGTACCAATTCCATACAATCCTTGa
- the LOC108980473 gene encoding vignain-like, whose protein sequence is MNFFWGALLLALVLGVVEGFDFHDKDLASEESLWDLYERWRSHHTVSTSLGEKHKRFNVFKENVMHVHNTNRMEKPYKLKLNKFADMTNHEFRSNYAGSKVKHHRMFRGAQHGSGSFMYDKVDSVPPSVDWRQKGAVTGVKDQGSCGSCWAFSTVVAVEGINQIKTNKLVSLSEQELINCDTKQNQGCNGGLMDYAFEFIKRKGGIATETNYPYEAEDGTCDAYKENYPAVSIDGHENVPDNDEDALLKAAANQPVSVAIDAGGSDFQFYSEGVFTGKCGTELNHGVAVVGYGTTLDGTKYWIVKNSWGPEWGEKGYIRMQRGISDKEGLCGIAMEASYPIKNSSTNPVGPSSSPAKDEL, encoded by the exons atgaaCTTCTTTTGGGGTGCTCTCTTGCTTGCTTTGGTTCTTGGGGTGGTTGAGGGTTTTGATTTTCACGACAAAGATTTGGCTTCCGAGGAAAGTTTATGGGACTTGTATGAGAGGTGGAGGAGCCACCACACGGTGTCCACGAGCCTTGGTGAGAAGCACAAGCGTTTCAATGTGTTCAAGGAAAATGTAATGCATGTTCACAACACCAACAGGATGGAGAAGCCATATAAGCTGAAATTGAACAAGTTTGCAGACATGACTAACCATGAGTTTAGGAGCAATTATGCAGGCTCCAAGGTTAAGCACCACAGGATGTTCAGAGGAGCTCAACATGGGAGCGGGAGCTTTATGTACGACAAGGTGGACAGTGTTCCACCCTCTGTTGATTGGAGGCAGAAAGGTGCTGTGACCGGTGTTAAGGATCAAGGAAGTTGTG GTAGTTGCTGGGCATTTTCAACTGTGGTGGCGGTGGAGGGTATTAATCAAATCAAGACCAATAAGCTAGTCTCTTTGTCTGAACAAGAGTTGATAAATTGCGACACTAAACAAAACCAAGGTTGCAATGGAGGGCTAATGGATTATGCTTTTGAGTTCATCAAGCGAAAGGGGGGCATAGCCACTGAAACTAATTACCCTTACGAAGCAGAAGATGGAACTTGTGATGCTTATaag GAAAATTATCCAGCAGTGTCAATTGATGGGCATGAGAATGTACCTGATAATGATGAGGATGCATTACTCAAAGCAGCTGCAAATCAACCTGTATCCGTGGCCATAGATGCTGGGGGTTCTGATTTCCAATTCTACTCGGAG GGGGTTTTTACAGGAAAATGTGGCACAGAGCTAAATCATGGAGTTGCAGTTGTAGGCTATGGAACAACCCTCGATGGAACAAAGTACTGGATAGTGAAGAACTCCTGGGGACCTGAATGGGGAGAGAAGGGTTACATAAGGATGCAGCGCGGCATCTCTGATAAGGAGGGACTGTGTGGTATAGCAATGGAGGCTTCATATCCCATCAAGAACTCTTCAACTAACCCTGTTGGACCTTCATCTTCTCCTGCTAAAGACGAATTGTAG